In Deinococcus sp. QL22, a genomic segment contains:
- a CDS encoding DUF6582 domain-containing protein, producing MAELNDEKRNELGNRDFAYVDQQGERHLPIHDEAHVKNAAARFSQTHFENAAAKQRAARQIVAAAQKHGIELSEDDVVKQAAQH from the coding sequence ATGGCCGAACTGAATGACGAGAAACGTAACGAGCTAGGCAACCGCGACTTCGCTTACGTCGATCAACAAGGGGAACGTCATCTGCCGATTCATGACGAGGCGCACGTGAAGAATGCGGCGGCCCGTTTTTCGCAGACCCATTTTGAGAATGCGGCGGCCAAACAGCGGGCGGCCCGGCAGATCGTGGCTGCTGCACAGAAACATGGAATTGAGCTGAGTGAAGACGATGTGGTGAAGCAAGCAGCGCAACATTAG
- a CDS encoding glutathione-independent formaldehyde dehydrogenase, with protein MKAVVYNGPRDVQVVDMPDPKIERPTDALIRITSTNICGSDLHMYEGRTSLEKGRIIGHENLGEVVEVGNALVRVKMGDRVCVPFNVACGFCRNCEKGYTGACLTVVPGQAGGAYGYADAGPFSGGQAEYLRVPFADFNCLILPEDAQEKEDDYVMLSDIFPTGWHATRLAELMPGESVVIYGAGPVGLMAAYSAMIQGAKQVMIVDRHKDRLRLAEKIGAIAIDDSKDDPVEMVMQHTKGVGADKGCECVGFQCHDPAGHEVPNDTMNKLVQSVRPTGAIGVVGVFAPKDPKPANKMAGEGQIAFDMGLYFQKGLRMGSGQASVKRYNRELRDLIHLGRATPSWIVSHHLHLHEAPDAYKHFDNREDGWTKVILKPA; from the coding sequence ATGAAAGCAGTCGTCTACAACGGTCCACGTGACGTTCAGGTAGTAGACATGCCGGATCCCAAGATTGAGCGCCCCACCGACGCCCTGATCCGCATCACCAGCACCAACATCTGCGGCAGCGACCTGCACATGTACGAGGGCCGCACCAGCCTAGAAAAGGGCCGCATCATCGGCCACGAGAATCTGGGTGAGGTGGTCGAGGTAGGCAACGCCCTGGTGCGTGTGAAGATGGGCGACCGGGTGTGTGTACCGTTCAATGTTGCCTGCGGTTTTTGTCGGAATTGCGAGAAGGGCTATACCGGCGCCTGCCTGACCGTGGTGCCGGGTCAGGCAGGCGGGGCCTACGGCTACGCCGACGCCGGACCGTTCTCGGGCGGACAGGCTGAGTATCTGCGTGTGCCTTTTGCGGACTTCAACTGCTTGATCCTGCCAGAAGACGCCCAGGAGAAGGAAGACGATTACGTGATGCTGTCCGATATCTTCCCGACCGGCTGGCACGCCACCAGGCTTGCGGAATTGATGCCCGGCGAGTCGGTAGTGATCTACGGTGCGGGTCCGGTGGGCCTGATGGCCGCGTACTCGGCCATGATTCAGGGGGCCAAACAAGTGATGATCGTGGACCGCCACAAGGACCGGCTGCGCCTGGCCGAGAAGATCGGGGCGATCGCCATTGACGACAGCAAAGACGATCCGGTGGAAATGGTCATGCAACATACCAAGGGTGTGGGTGCCGACAAGGGCTGCGAGTGCGTCGGCTTCCAGTGCCATGACCCAGCGGGCCATGAAGTGCCCAACGACACCATGAACAAGTTGGTGCAGAGCGTACGGCCCACCGGGGCCATCGGGGTAGTGGGCGTGTTCGCGCCGAAAGACCCCAAACCCGCCAACAAGATGGCCGGCGAGGGGCAGATCGCCTTCGATATGGGCCTGTATTTCCAGAAAGGTTTGCGGATGGGGTCTGGGCAGGCCAGCGTGAAGCGCTACAACCGCGAACTGCGCGACCTGATCCATCTGGGCCGCGCCACGCCGTCGTGGATCGTCTCGCACCACCTGCACCTGCACGAGGCACCGGACGCCTACAAGCACTTCGACAACCGAGAGGACGGCTGGACCAAAGTAATTTTGAAACCAGCCTGA
- a CDS encoding histidine kinase dimerization/phospho-acceptor domain-containing protein, producing the protein MEAFAYSVSHDLHTRVASHRGFHFNRLLHSTLGANVDSKAARYLQVVDEAAIRMNTLVDAMLDLARVWRHPLLLGVVDLGILVTSVRAELEPLSLTV; encoded by the coding sequence CTGGAAGCCTTCGCTTACAGCGTGTCACATGACCTGCACACCCGTGTGGCATCACATCGCGGGTTTCATTTCAACAGACTGTTGCATAGCACGCTGGGAGCGAACGTGGACTCCAAAGCGGCACGCTATTTGCAGGTGGTGGATGAAGCAGCCATCCGGATGAATACCTTGGTTGATGCGATGCTCGATCTGGCCCGCGTGTGGCGTCATCCTTTGCTGTTGGGCGTAGTGGATCTGGGGATCCTGGTCACGTCCGTGCGGGCGGAGCTTGAGCCGCTGAGTCTGACCGTCTAA
- a CDS encoding DUF4142 domain-containing protein, whose protein sequence is MTNSESVVETTDRRTVLGRLTAAGLGLLSVGTPARAGGAGMAMKAGMTEKDFRLGVIGPATLSRTVSQLAVERATQANAREFARFELREAIAVTTVLRELKTPVPPLDAKARATLTQIQTAAAGLDFDRAYMRAQYENHVFLRDLATAYLVNTTPNEPTFPEQQGRHLATLALNQFTEHVELTARILRELES, encoded by the coding sequence ATGACCAACTCCGAATCTGTTGTCGAGACCACTGATCGCCGTACCGTTCTGGGCCGCCTGACCGCCGCTGGCCTGGGCCTGCTGAGTGTCGGCACTCCCGCAAGAGCTGGAGGCGCCGGGATGGCGATGAAAGCTGGAATGACGGAAAAAGACTTCCGCCTGGGCGTGATCGGACCAGCCACCCTCTCGAGGACAGTCAGTCAGCTGGCCGTGGAGCGGGCCACCCAGGCAAACGCCCGCGAGTTCGCCCGTTTCGAGCTGCGCGAGGCCATCGCCGTGACCACCGTGCTCAGGGAACTCAAGACCCCAGTGCCGCCCCTAGACGCCAAAGCGCGGGCCACCCTGACACAGATTCAGACGGCTGCGGCAGGACTGGACTTTGACCGGGCCTACATGAGGGCGCAGTACGAGAACCACGTCTTTCTGCGTGACTTGGCGACCGCTTACCTGGTCAATACCACGCCGAATGAGCCCACCTTCCCCGAGCAGCAGGGGCGGCACTTGGCCACACTGGCCCTCAACCAGTTCACCGAGCACGTCGAGCTGACGGCCCGCATCCTGCGCGAACTGGAGAGTTGA
- a CDS encoding alpha/beta fold hydrolase, with translation MRRFPLHHAALLSLSLLATSALAGGSEGAAMQDGFLDVNGARIHYVSVGTGTPMLLLHGYPLSGELFARNRAPLAAAGYRVITIDHRGYGQSTAPAENPGSLETYAQDALAVMDQLNLSKAIIGGMSMGGPIAFEMYRTAPQRFLGLILIDTIANPAGIVEQNIWKGMAQKAVTFGPQSLAPELLKDMLTGQTRAERPADAALLTNIVKQASVAADVAGANVLATRPDSLTTLKTITVPTLILEGREDTVYPPEFSLKMQQNVPGSTLVIIPGAAHAAIFEKASAANTAIINWARNSGLR, from the coding sequence ATGCGACGTTTCCCACTGCATCACGCTGCTCTGCTCTCTCTCTCCCTCTTGGCCACGTCTGCGCTTGCCGGAGGCAGCGAGGGCGCGGCCATGCAAGACGGCTTCCTCGACGTCAATGGGGCCCGCATCCACTACGTCAGTGTTGGAACCGGCACACCGATGCTGCTGCTGCACGGCTACCCGCTCTCCGGCGAATTGTTCGCTCGCAACCGGGCTCCCCTCGCCGCTGCGGGCTACCGGGTCATCACCATTGATCACCGGGGGTATGGCCAGAGCACCGCGCCCGCTGAAAACCCCGGCAGCCTGGAAACCTACGCCCAGGACGCCCTCGCGGTTATGGATCAACTCAACCTTTCCAAAGCCATCATCGGCGGCATGTCGATGGGTGGCCCCATCGCCTTTGAGATGTACCGCACCGCCCCACAACGCTTCCTGGGGCTGATCTTGATCGACACCATCGCCAACCCGGCCGGCATCGTGGAGCAAAATATCTGGAAGGGCATGGCCCAAAAAGCCGTGACCTTCGGCCCGCAGTCGTTGGCCCCCGAGCTGCTCAAGGACATGCTGACCGGCCAGACGCGGGCGGAGCGACCCGCAGACGCCGCTCTCCTGACGAACATCGTGAAGCAGGCCAGCGTCGCGGCGGACGTGGCCGGAGCCAATGTACTGGCCACCCGCCCAGACTCGCTGACGACCCTCAAGACCATCACCGTACCGACCCTGATCCTGGAGGGCCGGGAAGACACCGTGTATCCACCGGAGTTCAGCCTCAAAATGCAGCAGAACGTGCCAGGGAGCACGCTGGTGATCATCCCGGGGGCGGCACACGCGGCCATCTTTGAGAAGGCAAGTGCCGCGAACACCGCCATTATCAACTGGGCGAGGAACAGCGGGCTTCGCTAG